The nucleotide window TCATACCAAAAAAACAGCTTCTGCGTAAGGGAAGCAAATTGAGAAAGAAAAAGTTTAATCTCTATACGTTTAATATCATTTTTGCATGTCAAAATGATGGTGACCAATTCATTGGCTGTATAATTTGCTTCTTTATATGGACATGGTCTAATAATATTCCTATGAGAAGCACTTGGATTTCTGCTTCTTTTTATTTAAAAGTTTATAAATATGATGGGTTGGTGTTTTTTATGCAATGGATTCAAATCCATGATAACAATGATATATCCAATCTTTTGAATATATTCAATCATTTCCATGACAGCTGTTTAACAGAGTTATATATGTGGACTGAAAGTTATGTTGATGAGGATTTTTCGATGAAATTATCTATTGACCTTGACACAAATGTACGCATACTATTTCAAAGACAACTGCCTAACCCTTCTGCTATTGAATTATTATTCGAAGCTGTAACTGATTTCCATATAGTCCCTAGCCCTATAGGCTATGTTTCAACGATATTCGAAGGGAAAATTGAGAAAATTGATGATAACTTTATTTGGTCTGAGGATAGCGGATGGAAACCAAATAGCAACGATTTCACCAACAGCTGGATTTCATCAAAAAGATTAAAATGGCGAGATGTAAGTTCTTGGATAGGTAATAGCAAACGCTATGGTTTATTACATGATTAATAATTATATTTCACTAAACTATTCCAGTAATTAAAAATTGTAAAACAGGTACGGTTGAAAATCCAACTGTACCTGTTTTTTTATATAATTAAAAAGATAAATGACCTGATTAGTAAGTACGAACAGGTAAAATGAGCTGTAAAATCGCATCATCATGGATTGAACGTAAAATAAACGGACGCATTGTGCCTGTAAATTGAATAACGACATCTTGTCCATCGATTGCACGTAATGCTTCCATCATGTATTTTGCGCTGAAGGAAATTTTCAGTGCTTCTCCTTCAAGGTTCTCTACTGAAATTTGCTCCTCTACTTTCCCGATTTCTGGTGAGTTCGAAGAAATTTCTACTGTACGATCTTCCAATGTCTCGAAGCGTACAACATTATTGCGATCTTCACGTGCTAATAACGAAGCGCGATCAATTGCTTGCAATAACGCTTTACCGTTAATTGTCACATTTGTTTTATACTCTTCTGGAATTAAACGTGATGTATCAGGATAGTTCCCCTCTAGTAAGCGTGAGAAAAATAATACATCCTCTGTTTTAAATAATACATGGTAATTTGTTAATGCAATTTGTACAGGATTTGTTGAATCCTCCAAAATTTTATTTAATTCATTTAAACTTTTCCCTGGTATAACAACACTGTTGATTTCAGCTGGTAATTGTTCGAGCTGAATTTTACGTCGAGCTAAACGGTGACTATCCGTTGCGACGCATATTAATTCATTTTCCGATACTTTCCAGTTTACACCTGTCAACACGGGTCTGCTTTCTGATGTTGCAACAGCAAATACTGTTTCACGTATAACAGATTTTAATAAATCTGCTGGCATTGAGAATTGGCGATCTTCTGCAACTTCTGGTAATAAAGGATATTCCGAAGCATCTAAGCCAATTAGGTGGAATTCGGATTTACCAGAGCGAATATTTGTTGCAAAGCCAGCTGATACTTCAATTTCCACATCATTTGTTGGCAGCTTTCTTACAATTTCATTAAACATGCGGGCCTGTAATACAATTGAGCCTGTTGTACTAACATTCATCAATTGTTCTCCGTCTTCCTCTACTGGAATGAATGTTTGAATTGTAATATCTGCATCGCTACCAGTTAAACGTAAACCTTCATGTGTTACATCAATTTTTATACCAGTTAAAATTGGCATTGTTGTTTTTGAACTAACAGCTTTCATGACGTCATTTAGTCCAGCTAAAAGCCGGTCTCGCATAATATCAAATTTCATGTCGTACCCCCATATATAATGTTATTAAAATAATAAAAGAATAAATAGATATAGTAATAGGCGCTGTGGATTTGTGGATAAGTACCTTTTTGACAAGTAAAATCAGTCTATCCACATGTAGATAGACTGTGCATAAGTTTGTCCAAAAAATAATAAGTTATCCACATGCGAAATGTAGCGTTATTTGCCTAGCATGCTACGAATTTGCTTAATATCCTGTTGAAGCCCTTGATCATTTTTAAGCTGAGTTGTAATTTTTTCATGGGCATGAATCACTGTTGTGTGATCGCGCCCTCCAAACTCCTCACCAATTTTCGGCAATGAAAAATCAGTTAACTCACGTGATAAATACATTGCAACCTGTCTAGGAAAAGCAATTGATTTTGTACGCTTCTTAGCAGAGAAATCTTCCAAGCGAATATTAAAGTGCTCTCCTACTGCATTTTGAATATCTAAAATAGAAATCATGCGCGGCTTCGCATTTGGAATAATATCCTTTAACGCCGCGGCAGCAAGCTCTGGTGTTACATCCTCCTTGACAAGAGAAGAATAAGCAACGACGCGGATTAAAGCGCCCTCTAATTCACGAATATTGGAATCAATTTGGTTTGCAATATAGAGCATAACCTCATTTGGTATGTCTAAATGGTCCGCCTTTGCTTTTTTGCGTAAAATGGCAATCCTTGTTTCTAAATCTGGTGGTGCAATATCTGTAATTAAGCCCCATTCAAAGCGTGAGCGTAAACGATCCTCCAGCGTTGGAATTTCCTTTGGAGGCCTATCACTCGAAATAACGATTTGCTTTGATTCCTCATGCAGCGTGTTAAACGTATGGAAAAATTCCTCTTGTGTAGACTCTTTTCCAGCTAAAAATTGAATATCATCAATTAATAAAACATCTACATTGCGATATTTATTGCGAAAATCAATCGCTTTATTATCACGGATCGAGTTAATGAATTCATTTGTAAACTTTTCAGATGATAAATAGACAACCTTCGCTGAAGGATTGTGCTCCAATACATAGTGTCCAATTGCATGCATTAAGTGTGTTTTACCAAGCCCAACACCTCCATAAATAAAGAAGGGGTTGTATGCCTTAGCAGGTGCTTCAGCCACTGCAAGAGAGGCAGCATGTGCAAAGCGGTTACCAGAGCCGATAACGAACGTATCAAATGTGTACTTTGGATTTAACATCCCTGGTGAAATTTCTTGGTGATCGTGATTATGCCCATTAATTCTAGGTGCAGGCAGCTCAAAATCATCCTCATCGTCCTCATTTTGAACTTCAAATTTTATAACCAAATCTTCTCCGACTAATTCATTTAAACTACCCGTTAAAAGGTGCATGTAATGCTTTTCTAGCCACTCGCTAGCAAAAGTATTTGG belongs to Lysinibacillus louembei and includes:
- the dnaA gene encoding chromosomal replication initiator protein DnaA — encoded protein: MEHLEELWSNVLAQVERKIAKPSFDTWLKPTKILAFDGTTITLSAPNTFASEWLEKHYMHLLTGSLNELVGEDLVIKFEVQNEDDEDDFELPAPRINGHNHDHQEISPGMLNPKYTFDTFVIGSGNRFAHAASLAVAEAPAKAYNPFFIYGGVGLGKTHLMHAIGHYVLEHNPSAKVVYLSSEKFTNEFINSIRDNKAIDFRNKYRNVDVLLIDDIQFLAGKESTQEEFFHTFNTLHEESKQIVISSDRPPKEIPTLEDRLRSRFEWGLITDIAPPDLETRIAILRKKAKADHLDIPNEVMLYIANQIDSNIRELEGALIRVVAYSSLVKEDVTPELAAAALKDIIPNAKPRMISILDIQNAVGEHFNIRLEDFSAKKRTKSIAFPRQVAMYLSRELTDFSLPKIGEEFGGRDHTTVIHAHEKITTQLKNDQGLQQDIKQIRSMLGK
- the dnaN gene encoding DNA polymerase III subunit beta; protein product: MKFDIMRDRLLAGLNDVMKAVSSKTTMPILTGIKIDVTHEGLRLTGSDADITIQTFIPVEEDGEQLMNVSTTGSIVLQARMFNEIVRKLPTNDVEIEVSAGFATNIRSGKSEFHLIGLDASEYPLLPEVAEDRQFSMPADLLKSVIRETVFAVATSESRPVLTGVNWKVSENELICVATDSHRLARRKIQLEQLPAEINSVVIPGKSLNELNKILEDSTNPVQIALTNYHVLFKTEDVLFFSRLLEGNYPDTSRLIPEEYKTNVTINGKALLQAIDRASLLAREDRNNVVRFETLEDRTVEISSNSPEIGKVEEQISVENLEGEALKISFSAKYMMEALRAIDGQDVVIQFTGTMRPFILRSIHDDAILQLILPVRTY